Proteins from one Choloepus didactylus isolate mChoDid1 chromosome 4, mChoDid1.pri, whole genome shotgun sequence genomic window:
- the SLTM gene encoding SAFB-like transcription modulator isoform X3 yields MAAATGAVASSTASGQGEGKKITDLRVIDLKSELKRRNLDITGVKTVLVCRLKQAIEEEGGDPDNIELTVSTDTPNKKPTKGKAHFPSFAGKKQEADELSGDASVEDDTFVKDCELENQEAHEQDGNDELKDSEEFGDNEEENVHSKELLSAEENKRAHELIEAEAIEDIEKEDIESQEIEAQEGEDDTFLTAQDGEEEENGKEGNLAEADHTAHEEMEANTTVKEAEDDNISVTIQAEDAITLDFDGDDLLETGKNVKITDSEATKPKDGQDAIAQSPEKEIKDYEMNVNHKDGKKEDCMKGDPVEKEARESSKKAESGDKEKDTLKKGPSSTGASGQAKSSSKESKDSKTSSKDDKGSTSSTSGSSGSSTKNIWVSGLSSNTKAADLKNLFGKYGKVLSAKVVTNARSPGAKCYGIVTMSSSTEVSRCIAHLHRTELHGQLISVEKVKGDPSKKELKKENDEKGSSRSSGDKKNASDRSSKMQASVKKEEKRSSEKSEKKENKDAKKIEGKDEKNDNGSSGQTSESIKKSEEKKRISSKSPGHMVILDQTKGDHCRPSRRGRHEKTHGRSKEKERASLDKKRDKDYRRKEILPFEKMKEQRLREHLVRFERLRRAMELRRRREIAERERRERERIRIIREREERERLQRERERLEIERQKLERERMERERLERERIRIEQERRKEAERIAREREELRRQQQQLRYEQEKRNSLKRPRDVDHRRDDPYWNENKKMSLDADARFSHGSDYSRQQNRFNDFDHRERGRFPESSSVQSSSFERRERFVGQSEGKKARPTARREDSGFERYPKNFSDSRRNEPPPPRSELREGDRREVRGERDERRTVIIHDRPDIAHPRHPREAGPNPARPTTWKSEGGIASDKRETRVERPERSGREVSGHSVRGAPPGNRSNATGYGSREGDRGVITDRGSGAQHYPEERHVVERHGRDTSGPRKEWHPPSQGPGYHDARRMGDGRAGAGMITQHASNASPINRIVQIGGNSMPRGSGSGFKPFKGGPPRRF; encoded by the exons CCCATTTTCCTTCTTTCGCAGGTAAAAAACAAGAAGCAGATGAGTTGAGTGGAGATGCTTCTGTGGAAGATGATACTTTTGTCAAG GACTGTGAATTGGAGAATCAAGAGGCACATGAACAAGATGGAAATGATGAACTGAAGGACTCTGAAGAATTTGGTGACAACGAAGAAGAAAATGTGCATTCCAAGGAGTTACTTTCTGCTGAAGAGAACAAGAGAGCTCATGAATTAAtagaggcagaagcaatagaaGATATAGAAAAAGAGGACATCGAAAGTCAG gaaattgaagctcaaGAAGGTGAAGATGATACCTTTCTAACAGCCCAA GATGGTGAGGAAGAGGAAAATGGGAAAG AAGGGAACCTAGCTGAGGCTGATCACACAGCTCATGAAGAGATGGAAGCTAATACGACTGTGAAAGAAGCTGAGGATGACAACATCTCGGTCACAATCCAGGCTGAAGATGCCATCACTCTGGATTTTGATGGTGATGACCTCCTAGAAACaggtaaaaatgtgaaaattacaGATTCTGAAGCAACTAAGCCAAAAGATGGGCAGGACGCCATTGCACAGAGCCCGGAGAAGGAAATCAAGGATTATGAGATGAATGTGAACCATAAAGATGGTAAGAAGGAAGACTGCATGAAGGGTGATCCTGTCGAGAAGGAAGCCAGAGAAAGTTCTAAGAAAGCAGAATCTGGAGACAAAGAaaaggatactttgaagaaagggCCCTCGTCTACTGGGGCCTCTGGGCAAGCAAAGAG CTCTTCAAAGGAATCTAAAGACAGCAAGACATCATCCAAAGATGACAAAg GAAGTACAAGTAGTACTAGTGGTAGCAGTGGAAGTTCAACTAAAAATATCTGGGTTAGTGGACTTTCTTCTAATACCAAAGCCGCTGATTTGAAGAACCTGTTTGGCAAATATGGAAAG GTTCTGAGTGCAAAGGTGGTTACAAATGCTCGAAGTCCTGGGGCAAAATGCTATGGCATTGTAACTATGTCTTCAAGTACGGAAGTGTCCAGATGTATTGCACACCTTCATCGCACTGAACTACATGGACAGCTGATTTCTGTTGAAAAA GTTAAAGGTGATCCTTCTAAgaaagaattgaagaaagaaaatgatgagaAGGGTAGTTCAAGAAGTTCCGGGGACAAAAAAAATGCAAGCGATAGAAGTAGCAA GATGCAAGCCTCTgtcaaaaaagaagagaaaaggtcctctgagaaatctgaaaaaaaagaaaacaaggatgcTAAGAAAATAGAAGGTAAAGATGAGAAGAATGATAATGGATCAAGTGGCCAAACTTCAGAATCGattaaaaaaagtgaagaaaagaaaCGAATAA gttCAAAGAGTCCAGGACATATGGTAATATTAGACCAAACTAAAGGAGATCATTGTAGACCTTCAAGAAGAGGAAGACATGAGAAA acTCATGGAAGGagcaaagagaaggagagagctaGCCTAGATAAAAAAAGAGACAAGGactacagaaggaaagaaatcttgCCTTTTGAAAAGATGAAGGAACAAAGACTGAGAGAACATTTAGTTCGTTTTGAAAGACTACGACGAGCAATGGAACTTCGGAG ACGAAGAGAGATTGCAGAAAGAGAGCGTCGAGAGCGAGAACGCATTAGAATAATTCGTGAACGGGAAGAACGAGAAcgcttacagagagagagagagcgcctaGAAATTGAAAGGCaaaaactagagagagagagaatggaacgCGAACGCTTGGAAAGGGAACGCATTCGTATTGAACAG GAACGTCGTAAAGAAGCCGAACGTATAGCTCGAGAACGAGAAGAACTCAGACGGCAACAGCAGCAGCTTCGTTACgaacaagaaaaaaggaattcTTTGAAACGCCCACGTGATGTAGATCATAG GCGAGATGATCCTTACtggaatgagaataaaaagatgTCTCTAGATGCAGACGCACGGTTTAGCCATGGGTCTGACTACTCTCGCCAACAGAACAGATTCAATGACTTCGATCACCGAGAAAGGGGCAGGTTTCCTGAGAGTTCATCAGTGCAGTCTTCATCTTTTGAAAG GCGGGAACGCTTTGTTGGTCAAAGTGAAGGGAAAAAAGCACGTCCTACTGCACGAAGAGAAGATTCAGGCTTTGAGAGGTATCCCAAAAATTTCAGTGATTCCAGAAGAAATGAGCCTCCACCACCAAGAAGCGAACTTAGAGAAGGAGATAGGCGAGAAGTGCGTGGCGAACGAGATGAGAGGAGAACTGTGATCATTCATGACAGGCCTGATATCGCTCACCCTAGACATCCTCGAGAAGCAGGACCTAATCCAGCTCGACCAACCACCTGGAAAAGTGAAGGAGGCATAGCCTCTGACAAACGGGAAACAAG AGTCGAAAGGCCAGAGCGATCTGGGAGAGAAGTGTCAGGACACAGTGTGAGAGGTGCACCCCCGGGGAATCGCAGCAATGCCACAGGCTATGGAAGCAGAGAGGGCGACAGAGGAGTGATCACAGACCGAGGAAGTGGGGCACAG CACTACCCTGAAGAACGGCATGTGGTTGAACGCCACGGACGGGACACAAGTGGACCAAGGAAAGAGTGGCATCCACCTTCTCAAGGGCCTGGATATCATGATGCAAGGCGAATGGGTGACGGCCGGGCGGGAGCAGGCATGATAACCCAACATGCAAG tAATGCATCCCCAATTAATAGAATTGTACAAATCGGTGGCAATTCCATGCCAAGAGGAAGTGGCTCCGGATTTAAGCCATTTAAGGGTGGACCTCCACGACGATTCTGA
- the SLTM gene encoding SAFB-like transcription modulator isoform X7 yields MAIEEEGGDPDNIELTVSTDTPNKKPTKGKGKKQEADELSGDASVEDDTFVKDCELENQEAHEQDGNDELKDSEEFGDNEEENVHSKELLSAEENKRAHELIEAEAIEDIEKEDIESQEIEAQEGEDDTFLTAQDGEEEENGKDIAGSGDGTQEVSKPLPSEGNLAEADHTAHEEMEANTTVKEAEDDNISVTIQAEDAITLDFDGDDLLETGKNVKITDSEATKPKDGQDAIAQSPEKEIKDYEMNVNHKDGKKEDCMKGDPVEKEARESSKKAESGDKEKDTLKKGPSSTGASGQAKSSSKESKDSKTSSKDDKGSTSSTSGSSGSSTKNIWVSGLSSNTKAADLKNLFGKYGKVLSAKVVTNARSPGAKCYGIVTMSSSTEVSRCIAHLHRTELHGQLISVEKVKGDPSKKELKKENDEKGSSRSSGDKKNASDRSSKMQASVKKEEKRSSEKSEKKENKDAKKIEGKDEKNDNGSSGQTSESIKKSEEKKRISSKSPGHMVILDQTKGDHCRPSRRGRHEKTHGRSKEKERASLDKKRDKDYRRKEILPFEKMKEQRLREHLVRFERLRRAMELRRRREIAERERRERERIRIIREREERERLQRERERLEIERQKLERERMERERLERERIRIEQERRKEAERIAREREELRRQQQQLRYEQEKRNSLKRPRDVDHRRDDPYWNENKKMSLDADARFSHGSDYSRQQNRFNDFDHRERGRFPESSSVQSSSFERRERFVGQSEGKKARPTARREDSGFERYPKNFSDSRRNEPPPPRSELREGDRREVRGERDERRTVIIHDRPDIAHPRHPREAGPNPARPTTWKSEGGIASDKRETRVERPERSGREVSGHSVRGAPPGNRSNATGYGSREGDRGVITDRGSGAQHYPEERHVVERHGRDTSGPRKEWHPPSQGPGYHDARRMGDGRAGAGMITQHASNASPINRIVQIGGNSMPRGSGSGFKPFKGGPPRRF; encoded by the exons GTAAAAAACAAGAAGCAGATGAGTTGAGTGGAGATGCTTCTGTGGAAGATGATACTTTTGTCAAG GACTGTGAATTGGAGAATCAAGAGGCACATGAACAAGATGGAAATGATGAACTGAAGGACTCTGAAGAATTTGGTGACAACGAAGAAGAAAATGTGCATTCCAAGGAGTTACTTTCTGCTGAAGAGAACAAGAGAGCTCATGAATTAAtagaggcagaagcaatagaaGATATAGAAAAAGAGGACATCGAAAGTCAG gaaattgaagctcaaGAAGGTGAAGATGATACCTTTCTAACAGCCCAA GATGGTGAGGAAGAGGAAAATGGGAAAG ATATAGCAGGTTCTGGTGATGGTACACAAGAAGTATCTAAACCTCTTCCTTCAGAAGGGAACCTAGCTGAGGCTGATCACACAGCTCATGAAGAGATGGAAGCTAATACGACTGTGAAAGAAGCTGAGGATGACAACATCTCGGTCACAATCCAGGCTGAAGATGCCATCACTCTGGATTTTGATGGTGATGACCTCCTAGAAACaggtaaaaatgtgaaaattacaGATTCTGAAGCAACTAAGCCAAAAGATGGGCAGGACGCCATTGCACAGAGCCCGGAGAAGGAAATCAAGGATTATGAGATGAATGTGAACCATAAAGATGGTAAGAAGGAAGACTGCATGAAGGGTGATCCTGTCGAGAAGGAAGCCAGAGAAAGTTCTAAGAAAGCAGAATCTGGAGACAAAGAaaaggatactttgaagaaagggCCCTCGTCTACTGGGGCCTCTGGGCAAGCAAAGAG CTCTTCAAAGGAATCTAAAGACAGCAAGACATCATCCAAAGATGACAAAg GAAGTACAAGTAGTACTAGTGGTAGCAGTGGAAGTTCAACTAAAAATATCTGGGTTAGTGGACTTTCTTCTAATACCAAAGCCGCTGATTTGAAGAACCTGTTTGGCAAATATGGAAAG GTTCTGAGTGCAAAGGTGGTTACAAATGCTCGAAGTCCTGGGGCAAAATGCTATGGCATTGTAACTATGTCTTCAAGTACGGAAGTGTCCAGATGTATTGCACACCTTCATCGCACTGAACTACATGGACAGCTGATTTCTGTTGAAAAA GTTAAAGGTGATCCTTCTAAgaaagaattgaagaaagaaaatgatgagaAGGGTAGTTCAAGAAGTTCCGGGGACAAAAAAAATGCAAGCGATAGAAGTAGCAA GATGCAAGCCTCTgtcaaaaaagaagagaaaaggtcctctgagaaatctgaaaaaaaagaaaacaaggatgcTAAGAAAATAGAAGGTAAAGATGAGAAGAATGATAATGGATCAAGTGGCCAAACTTCAGAATCGattaaaaaaagtgaagaaaagaaaCGAATAA gttCAAAGAGTCCAGGACATATGGTAATATTAGACCAAACTAAAGGAGATCATTGTAGACCTTCAAGAAGAGGAAGACATGAGAAA acTCATGGAAGGagcaaagagaaggagagagctaGCCTAGATAAAAAAAGAGACAAGGactacagaaggaaagaaatcttgCCTTTTGAAAAGATGAAGGAACAAAGACTGAGAGAACATTTAGTTCGTTTTGAAAGACTACGACGAGCAATGGAACTTCGGAG ACGAAGAGAGATTGCAGAAAGAGAGCGTCGAGAGCGAGAACGCATTAGAATAATTCGTGAACGGGAAGAACGAGAAcgcttacagagagagagagagcgcctaGAAATTGAAAGGCaaaaactagagagagagagaatggaacgCGAACGCTTGGAAAGGGAACGCATTCGTATTGAACAG GAACGTCGTAAAGAAGCCGAACGTATAGCTCGAGAACGAGAAGAACTCAGACGGCAACAGCAGCAGCTTCGTTACgaacaagaaaaaaggaattcTTTGAAACGCCCACGTGATGTAGATCATAG GCGAGATGATCCTTACtggaatgagaataaaaagatgTCTCTAGATGCAGACGCACGGTTTAGCCATGGGTCTGACTACTCTCGCCAACAGAACAGATTCAATGACTTCGATCACCGAGAAAGGGGCAGGTTTCCTGAGAGTTCATCAGTGCAGTCTTCATCTTTTGAAAG GCGGGAACGCTTTGTTGGTCAAAGTGAAGGGAAAAAAGCACGTCCTACTGCACGAAGAGAAGATTCAGGCTTTGAGAGGTATCCCAAAAATTTCAGTGATTCCAGAAGAAATGAGCCTCCACCACCAAGAAGCGAACTTAGAGAAGGAGATAGGCGAGAAGTGCGTGGCGAACGAGATGAGAGGAGAACTGTGATCATTCATGACAGGCCTGATATCGCTCACCCTAGACATCCTCGAGAAGCAGGACCTAATCCAGCTCGACCAACCACCTGGAAAAGTGAAGGAGGCATAGCCTCTGACAAACGGGAAACAAG AGTCGAAAGGCCAGAGCGATCTGGGAGAGAAGTGTCAGGACACAGTGTGAGAGGTGCACCCCCGGGGAATCGCAGCAATGCCACAGGCTATGGAAGCAGAGAGGGCGACAGAGGAGTGATCACAGACCGAGGAAGTGGGGCACAG CACTACCCTGAAGAACGGCATGTGGTTGAACGCCACGGACGGGACACAAGTGGACCAAGGAAAGAGTGGCATCCACCTTCTCAAGGGCCTGGATATCATGATGCAAGGCGAATGGGTGACGGCCGGGCGGGAGCAGGCATGATAACCCAACATGCAAG tAATGCATCCCCAATTAATAGAATTGTACAAATCGGTGGCAATTCCATGCCAAGAGGAAGTGGCTCCGGATTTAAGCCATTTAAGGGTGGACCTCCACGACGATTCTGA
- the SLTM gene encoding SAFB-like transcription modulator isoform X2: protein MAAATGAVASSTASGQGEGKKITDLRVIDLKSELKRRNLDITGVKTVLVCRLKQAIEEEGGDPDNIELTVSTDTPNKKPTKGKGKKQEADELSGDASVEDDTFVKDCELENQEAHEQDGNDELKDSEEFGDNEEENVHSKELLSAEENKRAHELIEAEAIEDIEKEDIESQEIEAQEGEDDTFLTAQDGEEEENGKDIAGSGDGTQEVSKPLPSEGNLAEADHTAHEEMEANTTVKEAEDDNISVTIQAEDAITLDFDGDDLLETGKNVKITDSEATKPKDGQDAIAQSPEKEIKDYEMNVNHKDGKKEDCMKGDPVEKEARESSKKAESGDKEKDTLKKGPSSTGASGQAKSSSKESKDSKTSSKDDKGSTSSTSGSSGSSTKNIWVSGLSSNTKAADLKNLFGKYGKVLSAKVVTNARSPGAKCYGIVTMSSSTEVSRCIAHLHRTELHGQLISVEKVKGDPSKKELKKENDEKGSSRSSGDKKNASDRSSKMQASVKKEEKRSSEKSEKKENKDAKKIEGKDEKNDNGSSGQTSESIKKSEEKKRISSKSPGHMVILDQTKGDHCRPSRRGRHEKTHGRSKEKERASLDKKRDKDYRRKEILPFEKMKEQRLREHLVRFERLRRAMELRRRREIAERERRERERIRIIREREERERLQRERERLEIERQKLERERMERERLERERIRIEQERRKEAERIAREREELRRQQQQLRYEQEKRNSLKRPRDVDHRRDDPYWNENKKMSLDADARFSHGSDYSRQQNRFNDFDHRERGRFPESSSVQSSSFERRERFVGQSEGKKARPTARREDSGFERYPKNFSDSRRNEPPPPRSELREGDRREVRGERDERRTVIIHDRPDIAHPRHPREAGPNPARPTTWKSEGGIASDKRETRVERPERSGREVSGHSVRGAPPGNRSNATGYGSREGDRGVITDRGSGAQHYPEERHVVERHGRDTSGPRKEWHPPSQGPGYHDARRMGDGRAGAGMITQHASNASPINRIVQIGGNSMPRGSGSGFKPFKGGPPRRF from the exons GTAAAAAACAAGAAGCAGATGAGTTGAGTGGAGATGCTTCTGTGGAAGATGATACTTTTGTCAAG GACTGTGAATTGGAGAATCAAGAGGCACATGAACAAGATGGAAATGATGAACTGAAGGACTCTGAAGAATTTGGTGACAACGAAGAAGAAAATGTGCATTCCAAGGAGTTACTTTCTGCTGAAGAGAACAAGAGAGCTCATGAATTAAtagaggcagaagcaatagaaGATATAGAAAAAGAGGACATCGAAAGTCAG gaaattgaagctcaaGAAGGTGAAGATGATACCTTTCTAACAGCCCAA GATGGTGAGGAAGAGGAAAATGGGAAAG ATATAGCAGGTTCTGGTGATGGTACACAAGAAGTATCTAAACCTCTTCCTTCAGAAGGGAACCTAGCTGAGGCTGATCACACAGCTCATGAAGAGATGGAAGCTAATACGACTGTGAAAGAAGCTGAGGATGACAACATCTCGGTCACAATCCAGGCTGAAGATGCCATCACTCTGGATTTTGATGGTGATGACCTCCTAGAAACaggtaaaaatgtgaaaattacaGATTCTGAAGCAACTAAGCCAAAAGATGGGCAGGACGCCATTGCACAGAGCCCGGAGAAGGAAATCAAGGATTATGAGATGAATGTGAACCATAAAGATGGTAAGAAGGAAGACTGCATGAAGGGTGATCCTGTCGAGAAGGAAGCCAGAGAAAGTTCTAAGAAAGCAGAATCTGGAGACAAAGAaaaggatactttgaagaaagggCCCTCGTCTACTGGGGCCTCTGGGCAAGCAAAGAG CTCTTCAAAGGAATCTAAAGACAGCAAGACATCATCCAAAGATGACAAAg GAAGTACAAGTAGTACTAGTGGTAGCAGTGGAAGTTCAACTAAAAATATCTGGGTTAGTGGACTTTCTTCTAATACCAAAGCCGCTGATTTGAAGAACCTGTTTGGCAAATATGGAAAG GTTCTGAGTGCAAAGGTGGTTACAAATGCTCGAAGTCCTGGGGCAAAATGCTATGGCATTGTAACTATGTCTTCAAGTACGGAAGTGTCCAGATGTATTGCACACCTTCATCGCACTGAACTACATGGACAGCTGATTTCTGTTGAAAAA GTTAAAGGTGATCCTTCTAAgaaagaattgaagaaagaaaatgatgagaAGGGTAGTTCAAGAAGTTCCGGGGACAAAAAAAATGCAAGCGATAGAAGTAGCAA GATGCAAGCCTCTgtcaaaaaagaagagaaaaggtcctctgagaaatctgaaaaaaaagaaaacaaggatgcTAAGAAAATAGAAGGTAAAGATGAGAAGAATGATAATGGATCAAGTGGCCAAACTTCAGAATCGattaaaaaaagtgaagaaaagaaaCGAATAA gttCAAAGAGTCCAGGACATATGGTAATATTAGACCAAACTAAAGGAGATCATTGTAGACCTTCAAGAAGAGGAAGACATGAGAAA acTCATGGAAGGagcaaagagaaggagagagctaGCCTAGATAAAAAAAGAGACAAGGactacagaaggaaagaaatcttgCCTTTTGAAAAGATGAAGGAACAAAGACTGAGAGAACATTTAGTTCGTTTTGAAAGACTACGACGAGCAATGGAACTTCGGAG ACGAAGAGAGATTGCAGAAAGAGAGCGTCGAGAGCGAGAACGCATTAGAATAATTCGTGAACGGGAAGAACGAGAAcgcttacagagagagagagagcgcctaGAAATTGAAAGGCaaaaactagagagagagagaatggaacgCGAACGCTTGGAAAGGGAACGCATTCGTATTGAACAG GAACGTCGTAAAGAAGCCGAACGTATAGCTCGAGAACGAGAAGAACTCAGACGGCAACAGCAGCAGCTTCGTTACgaacaagaaaaaaggaattcTTTGAAACGCCCACGTGATGTAGATCATAG GCGAGATGATCCTTACtggaatgagaataaaaagatgTCTCTAGATGCAGACGCACGGTTTAGCCATGGGTCTGACTACTCTCGCCAACAGAACAGATTCAATGACTTCGATCACCGAGAAAGGGGCAGGTTTCCTGAGAGTTCATCAGTGCAGTCTTCATCTTTTGAAAG GCGGGAACGCTTTGTTGGTCAAAGTGAAGGGAAAAAAGCACGTCCTACTGCACGAAGAGAAGATTCAGGCTTTGAGAGGTATCCCAAAAATTTCAGTGATTCCAGAAGAAATGAGCCTCCACCACCAAGAAGCGAACTTAGAGAAGGAGATAGGCGAGAAGTGCGTGGCGAACGAGATGAGAGGAGAACTGTGATCATTCATGACAGGCCTGATATCGCTCACCCTAGACATCCTCGAGAAGCAGGACCTAATCCAGCTCGACCAACCACCTGGAAAAGTGAAGGAGGCATAGCCTCTGACAAACGGGAAACAAG AGTCGAAAGGCCAGAGCGATCTGGGAGAGAAGTGTCAGGACACAGTGTGAGAGGTGCACCCCCGGGGAATCGCAGCAATGCCACAGGCTATGGAAGCAGAGAGGGCGACAGAGGAGTGATCACAGACCGAGGAAGTGGGGCACAG CACTACCCTGAAGAACGGCATGTGGTTGAACGCCACGGACGGGACACAAGTGGACCAAGGAAAGAGTGGCATCCACCTTCTCAAGGGCCTGGATATCATGATGCAAGGCGAATGGGTGACGGCCGGGCGGGAGCAGGCATGATAACCCAACATGCAAG tAATGCATCCCCAATTAATAGAATTGTACAAATCGGTGGCAATTCCATGCCAAGAGGAAGTGGCTCCGGATTTAAGCCATTTAAGGGTGGACCTCCACGACGATTCTGA